TTCTGCCAAGCACTAACCCAATTCCGGAACTGTCCATAAAATGCAAATGCTCTAAATTCCAAACGAGTAATTTTACATTTCCTTGTAAAATAGCTTTCGATATATGTGTTCTCACTTTTTCTGTCTCATGATGATCCAGTTCGCCAAATAGTTGGACAATCAATACATCATTTGGATACATCGTTAAATTAAAGTTCACCTACATCGCCTCCTTCTTGCATGCAAATTCGGCAAGTTGAGAAATAATCCTATCTAGCTGACAAAACTAGTGCTCATTCGTTAAAAGTAGTGCTCGTGCGACAACTAAAATCAGTATAGGTAGCGCGGTCTATTTTTAATCATTCCTAACATGAAAAAAGAGACTGAACAGAAAGTTTTACCTTTCCATTCAGTCTCTTATTCTTTGTTCTTTTTTTTACTTTTATACATGTTATATTGTTGCTTCGGTCAATTTTTTCTGTGCCTGCACTTCATGCTCCGATAGTGGGATGCCATTTGCTAGCAATTGGCATTCTTTAAACGCATAGTGCGTGCATCCAATACATTTATTTAACTCGATATACTGGCATGCCGCTGATATTGCGTCACTTGTCGTATGATAAAAATGTTCCGCTTCCATTAAATCATATAACCCGCTTCGCTTTAGCATCTGCTCTAATCCCGGCTGAACATTTGTTACGAAAACTTTACCGCCATATGACTTTATATGTTGAAGGATATTGCGGAAATACTCTTCCCCTGTCGAATCGATATACGGTACCTTTCGCATTCGAAGGATAAACACTTTCGGACGTTCCTGTATTGTATTCAGCAGCGTCTGTTCAAACTTTTCAGCAGCACCGAAAAATAGAGGACCTTCTATTGTATAAATACTGATTTGTGGACAATCATGAAAATCCGATACAATCTGAGGCTGCAACTTTCCGTTCGCTCTCTCCATATTCGGCAGCACTTTGGAAACAGTCAGGCTATCGCTCATACTTTTCGCAAAAAGAATCACCGCTAAAATGAGTCCAGCCATTACAGCAACCGTTAAGCTCATAAATACAGTCAATAAAAATGTAATACATAGAACAAGCGAATCTCCGGATTTCAATTTTAGAATGTGTACGAAATGGTGACGTTCGCTCATATTCCATGCGACCATCATGAGTACAGGTGCTAAACTCGCAAGTGGAATATGTACCGCTAATGGCGCGAGCAATAATAACGTGATTAAAACGAAGATACCATGGATTACCCCTGACATTGGCGAAACAGCACCGGATTTAATATTAGTAGCCGTTCGTGCAATTGCACCAGTAGCAGGTATTCCTCCAAAAAACGGTGTCACAATATTGGCAACCCCTTGCCCGATCAGTTCCCGGTTACTGTTATGCTTGCTGTTCGTCATGCCGTCTGCAACAACCGCCGATAGCAGCGATTCAATTCCGCCTAGCATTGCAATGACAAACGCTGGCCCGATGAGCATGTATATACGTTCAAATGTTATTTCCGGTATGTGGAACTGAGGAAGTGTATTCGGTATTGCACCATATGTGGAACCAATTGTCGCAACATGCCCCTGTAAAAAAAGCACCGTTACAACGGATGACACAAGAATTCCAATAAGGGCACCCGGTACTTTCGGTAAAACTTTCGGTGCCATAAGTATTAATGCGAAACTAATAATTGCAACGAGTAAACTATAAAAATTAACACTTTCAATATGGGAAGCAATTTCAAGAACATTCATATGAAACTTCTCATGCTGCTCCATATTTGTTAACCCTAAAAAATTTCCGATTTGTCCGGTAAAAATAATGACGGCAATCCCTGCTGTAAAACCGACTGTAACGGGCCTCGGGATAAATTTAATCAGGGACCCCAGCCTGAAAATCCCCATCAGCAGCAGCATAATCCCCGCCATTAAACCTGCGATGAGCAAGTTTTCATACCCGTAAACGAGGACAACTCCAAGCAAAATCGGAACGAATGCACCTGTCGGACCGCCAATTTGGAATTTTGAACCTCCTAGTAAGGAAATTAAAATACCTGCGATAATTGCTGTGTAAATTCCGTATTCCGGTTTGACCCCCGAGGCAATGGCAAAACTCATCGCCAACGGTACAGCAATAATCCCGACAATCGTCCCAGATAATAAATCCTTTTTGAAATGGGCGAATGAATAGCCTTCAAATCTTCCAGACCACTTAACTTTCATAGTATCCCTTCTTCTTATAAATATTCATAAAACAGAATTTTTATTACATTAAGCAGTAATACACTTCCTAGTGTAACATATTCTTAAAATATTTAAAGAACAAAAAAAGTCTTCCGCAATCCATTCTTGATTGCGGAAGACTCCTAATTATTATTATTGTGTAATAATTGCTTCGATTAATTTTGGTGATTCGACTTTTTCAGCAGAAATGTATACATGTGCATAAATCTTTTCTAATACTGCGTCGACATTTTCTGTATTAGCATGGATTGTCATTAGCGATTCGCCTACTTCGACTTGATCGCCTACTTTTTTATGAAGGACAAGCCCTACCGCTAAGTCAATTTCAGATTCCTTCGTTGCACGACCTGCACCAAGAAGCATTGCAGCTGTTCCGATATCATCCGCTTCAATTTTTGAGACATAGCCAGCCTGTTTTGCCGGTACATCAAATTTGAATTTCGCCTGAGGTAAACGAGATGGGTCATCAACGACTGAAGCATCTCCGCCTTGTGCAGCGATGAATTTTTTCAGTACTTCCAATGCTGCCCCGTTATCTACAACTTCCTCCAGCATTTTTCGAGCCTCTTCGATTGTTTTTGCTTTGCCGCCAACAACAACCATTTGAGATCCTAATGTATAGCAAAGTTCATTTAAATCAGCCGGACCTTTACCTTTTAATGTATCGATTGCTTCTTGAACTTCAAGAGCATTTCCGATTGCATATCCTAAAGGCTGACTCATATCCGAAATAATTGCCATCGTTTTACGGCCAACGTTATTTCCGATTTTCACCATCGCTTCAGCAAGTTTAATTGAATCTTCAATCGTTTTCATAAATGCGCCGTCACCTGTCTTAACATCAAGAACAATGGCATCTGCACCTGCAGCAATTTTCTTCGACATAATAGAGCCGGCAATTAGCGGAATGCTTGAAACTGTTCCTGTAACATCACGTAGCGCATATAGCTTTTTATCCGCTGGTGTTAAGTTGCCCGATTGACCGATAACAGCCATGCCGATTTCATTTACTTGTTTTGAAAACTCTTCACTTGTTAATTCAACGTGGAAACCTTCAATCGCTTCAAGCTTGTCAATCGTACCGCCTGTGTGCCCTAAACCACGACCACTCATTTTTGCTACCGGAACACCGACAGCTGCTACCATTGCAGCTAACGGCAATGTCGTTGTATCGCCAACTCCGCCTGTTGAGTGTTTGTCCACTTTTACGCCTGCAATTGAAGAAAGGTCAATCTGGTCACCTGATTCAACCATCGCCATTGTTAAATCCGCGCGTTCGCGATCTGTCATATCCTTAAAGTAAATTGCCATACATAACGCACTTGCCTGATAATCAGGGATCGTGCCATCTGTATATCCTTCTACAAAGAAACGAATTTCAGCTGTTGTCAATTCTTCGCCGTTACGTTTTTTTTCAATAATATCTACCATTCTCATGTGGAAAATCCCCCTTATTTCAGCTCTGATAAAAAGCTTTTTCCGAATTGCGGTGCTGCAATATTAAAATTATCTGCAATTGTTGCAGCAATATCCGCAAATGTTTCACGTAACTGCAATTCTGATCCTGCTGTAAAGCGCGGTGAGTAAACAATTAACGGTACGTATTCACGTGTATGGTCTGTACCAGGGAATGTCGGATCGTTCCCGTGGTCTGCCGTAATAATCAGCAAATCATCGTCTGATAACGCTTCCATAACTTCCGGTAAACGACGATCAAATTCTTCCAATGCTTGACCATAGCCAATCGGATCACGTCGGTGTCCAAAGTTCGCATCAAAGTCCACTAAGTTCAGGAAGCTGATACCATGGAAATCACGACGAACAACTTCCAACATTTTGTCCATGCCATCCGTGTTGTCTTTCGTACGAATCGCTTCCGTTACCCCGTCACCATTAAAGATGTCCGAAATTTTACCGATCGCAATGACATCAAGATTTGCGTCCTTCATTTCAGCCATTGTCGTGCGTCCAAATGGCGTCAATGCATAATCATGACGGTTTGATGTACGTGTAAAGTTACCTGGTTCGCCAACGAACGGACGGGCAATAACACGACCTACTAAAAATTCAGCATCCAATGTTAATTCACGTGCAATTTCACAAATTTTATAAAGTTCTTCTACTGGAATAACTTCTTCATGTGCTGCAATTTGCATAACCGGGTCTGCCGATGTATACACAATAATTGCACCTGTTTCCATATGTTCCGGACCATAATCGTCAATGACAGCGGTTCCACTGTAAGGTAAATTACAAAGTACTTTGCGGCCAGTTGCTTCTTCCAGCTTAGAAATCAGTTCTGCGGGAAAGCCTTCCGGGTATACTTTAAACGGAGTATCGATCTTCAGTCCCATGATCTCCCAGTGACCTGTCATTGTATCTTTACCAACAGATGCTTCTTGCATCATGCCGTAAAATGCAGCAGGTTTTTCAGTTTTATTAATGCCTTGAAGTTCACGGATATTCGATAAACCCATTTTCTCCATATTCGGCATATTTAAGCCATTCATTTTTTCTGCGATATGTCCTAATGTATTTGAGCCAGCATCGCCAAATTTATCGGCATCCGGTGCTTCACCGATACCAACAGAATCCATTACAATTACATGTACTTTCTTAAACGGTTGCATAATGCTTTCAACTCCTCTTCTTCCATTCTATTTTACATAAAACGTCTAAACAAAGTAAAGGTCAGACATCCGATTTCAAAAGATTTATTTTTAATAGAAAAAAGTTAAGCACCCCATTAGTCTTACGCGATTATGCTGATTTTAAGCACGCGGATGGAATTGTTTATAAACTTCCGATAAACGAGTTTTACTTACATGTGTATAAATTTGTGTCGTTGATATATCTGCATGTCCTAAAAGCTCCTGTACTGCACGCAAATCGGCACCATTTTCAATCAGATGTGTCGCAAAGGAATGGCGCAGAACATGCGGTGTAATTTCTTTGGAAATGCCAGCTTCTGCTGCATGTTCCTTAATGATTTTCCAGCAGCCTTGTCTCGTGAATCTTTTCCCTCTCTGCGTAATGAAAAACGCATCATTTTTAGGTGCATTGCCTAAAAGTTGAGGTCTCGCCTGCTCCAAATAATTTACACATGCAGAAATCGCACTTCTCCCAAGCGGTATAATACGTTCTTTTCCGCCTTTACCAAATACACGGACGAATCCCATTGTCATATGGACATCCTCCAAGTTCAGTTCAATCAGTTCACTTATACGCATTCCGGAACCGTACATCATTTCCAAAATGGCAATATCCCGAGTTCCCTGTGGTTTTTCGACAGATGGTGCTGTCAAAAGTGCATCAATTTCTTCTATTGATAATACTTTTGGCAAAGACAGTTCTTTTTTAGGCATTTCCAAATGAACGGTAGGATCTTGATTCGTCACTTTTTCCCTCAATAAAAACTGATGAAATGAACGGATCGATGAAATCTGTCTCGATATCGTCTTCGATGATTTTCCTACAGACCTTAAGCTGTCCAAATAAAGCAAAATATGTTCGCGCATAACTTTATCAAATTCCATGATCTGCTGCTCATGATGGATGTGACGGGCATATGCGACTAAATCACGCTTATAGGATTGTAATGTATTATCAGATAGCTGACGTTCGACTTTAATAAAATGTAGATAATCTTCTATTGAATCATTTAAAGCTTGCATATTAATCGCCCCTCTTGCATTCTATACATTTATATTACCATTTTCGTACAATTGAAGTGACGTTTTATCCTTCGTTCATTCATTTTTTCAATGCCGCTCAGCATCCCCACATGATAGCATCCCATTTACAAAACGTACTATATACGGTATTCTTGAAAGTAAAACGTGACAGATTGAGGTGATAATTTGGGATCGACAAACTAAAAATCGGAGAGCTTGCTGCAGCAACTGGCGTGACAAAACGAACTATTGATTATTATACGAATTTGGGCCTTCTAAAAGTTGAACGTTCGGCATCCAATTATCGCTACTATGATAAAGAGATGATTGAACGTATACACTGGATTGAAGAGCAGAAGAAGCTTGGCAAGTGCCTTGAAGAAATTCACCGCTCGCTTGGCCCTTCAAAAGATGAACCCGAAGAAATCGATGTTCAGGATATTCGATTGCAAATGCGCAAGCTTGAACATGATGTAACGGTATTAATGGAACATTTAGATGACAAAGAGCGGCAGAAACTCCGCAAAAAAGTTTCGCCTGAAAGTGTTGCTCTCATGCAATCACTATTATTAATTTTAAATAACTAGGAGGTGAACGTTCTACTTCGTGAGTAGGACGCTCGTTTGACCACAATCATTAACTTAATTATTTTCTCGGTTTTAATCGCTTTTACGGCCTTTTTCGTTGCAACGGAATTTGCGATCGTAAAAGTACGTCAATCCCGTATTGACCAACTTGTAGCTGAAGGTAAAGCCGGTTCCATTTCAGCTAAAAATGTAACAACCCACCTTGATGAATATTTATCTGCCTGTCAATTAGGTATTACGGTAACAGCACTGGGAATCGGGATGGTCGGTGAATCCACATTTGAGTTTATACTTCACCCGCTATTCGAATCTATGGGAATTGGCACAGAATATATTCATTGGTTTACATTAGGTGGCGCATTCTTTTTAGCGACTTTCTTCCACGTTGTAGTAGGTGAACTTGCACCTAAAACGATTGCTATTCAAAGAGCAGAAGCGATTACTCTGGCATTCGCGAAGCCTATTCAATTATTCTATAAACTTATGTTCCCGTTAATTTGGCTATTAAATGGTTCAGCACGTTTATTATTGAAATTGTTCGGGATGCGACCAGCGAGCGAACATGAACTCTCTCATACGGAAGAGGAATTGCGCCTGCTTCTATCCGAGAGCTATAAATCCGGTGAGATCAATGTCAACGAATTAAAATATGTAAACAATGTGTTTGAATTCGATGATAAAATCGCCCGCGAAATTATGGTTCCCCGTACAGATATTATCGGCTTTGATGTGACTGCAACGTTCGAAGAAGTTTTAACACAAGTTTCAGAGGAACGCTATACACGCTACCCGGTTTACGATGGGGACCGCGATAATATATTAGGTTTTTTAAATATTAAAGACTTTTTAACACTTGGCATGAATAACCGGATCGATCCGGCAACATTTAAATTGGAAGACTATATTAATCCGGTCGTTCGCACAATTGAAACAACACCAATTCAAAGTTTGCTTCAAATTATGCAGAAAAAGCGTATTCATATTGCAATCCTGCTTGATGAATACGGCGGAACGAGCGGTATGATTACCGTTGAAGATATTCTGGAAGAGCTTGTCGGTGAAATTCGCGATGAGTTTGACGATGATGAAGTTTCAGATATTCGTAAAATCGGTGAAGACCATTATTTAGTCTATTCAAAAGTATTGCTTGAAGATATTTCTAAATTGCTGTTTCTTGATATTGAAGATCCGAATGTTGATACAATCGGGGGCTGGTACTTCACAAACATGCCGGACCTGAATATTGAAGATACATTTATTTTTGAAAACTATGCGTTTAAAATCCATGAAATTGACGGCCATCAGCTGCAATTTTTAGAAATCAAAAAAATGCATGATCTTATAGAACAGTAGCCGTCTAAACAAGATAATTCTCATCTGTATGCACGTTCTCCTGAAAGCTGAATTACGACTGTATGAATCTCTTAACGTTTTAATTGTATGAGTTCGGGAATAACATAAGTATTCAAACAAAGGAGAGTGTATATATATGGCAATTATCAAATCAGTAGAAAACGGTGTGCAAGCAAAATCAGTAATCGAATCATTTATTACAGAGGGCTATGAACGCGATCATATTCATGTTTTCGCAAACAGCAATAAACGTGCGGAAGATATTGCTGACTTTTTCGATGTTGATGCGAGCAAAACTCCTGGAACAACAGAAAATGATAAAGGCTTCTTGGCATCAATTAAAAATTTCTTCCAAAGTACTCCGGAAGATCTTCACCATCAGCTTGCTGACATCGGTGTAGGCGAAAATGAACATGCAACTGCAAAGAATGATCTGGATGCAGGTAAGATCCTAATTGTTGCTCATCATCCGGGAAAATAATTAAAAATAGTAAAACTCTATTTCTCTCAACTGAGGGAAATAGAGTTTTTTTGTGCAATGCTCGCTAATAATTGCCCGGTAATAACAAAATAGCGCACAAAAAAAGAACAGCAAAATATGCTGTCCCTTTTTTTGATTATAGATTATGCATTGCTGTCTCCAGAGTTGTCATTATTATCATGACAACGCCAGCAGATGCCATGGAATGTAAGACGGTGATCTTTGATTATAAAGTTCCAACGTTTCTCCACAATTTCTTCTACATCTTCTAGTAAATCTTCTTGAATTTCATCTACTGCGCCACATTCGATACAAACTAGATGATGATGGAAATGCTTCGCGCCCTCTTGACGTAAATCATAACGGGACACCCCATCACCAAAATTTATTTTATCGACAATTTTCAGCTCTGTTAAAAGCTCCAATGTACGGTATACAGTAGCTAGTCCAATCTCTGGTGCCTTTTCTTTTACTAATAAGTAAACATCCTCAGCACTTAAATGATCTTCCTCATGCTCCAGTAAAACCGCTACTGTTGCTTCTCGCTGTGGCGTCAGCTTATAGCTCGCACTATGCAGTTGCTTTTTAATTCGATCAATACGGCTCTCCATATGTGACGCCCTCCTAAACTCTTTTCATTATACCAAATGAGTAAATCTCATTACAAGACAATGATTATTTAAATAAATAAGTAATTGCTAAATTTTCGACTGCAAAAACAATTATCATCACGACTATCAGGAACATAATCTTTTTCCATGGCATCACCGTTTTCAAGGCTCGTCTACTCGTAGTTTTAGTAGTTATTTGATAGAGCATAATTAATAATACACAATATATTAACTGAAATGGAAACCACCAAAATGCATAGAGTTTAATAGATTCATGCTGTACTAGTAAATAAACCGAGCTAAAGCCTAAAAACGTTACTTTTATTGCAATAAAAATAAGGCCTATACGCGGCAAATATTTATGTGTCGAAAAGAATAATACAATACTTAAGGCAACTATGAAAGGAACTACACTCCAAAGCAATTCTGGTTTTTCCATTTGGAGCAGTCTACGATCACTATATTTAATAATTTGCTGCACTTGTCCAATATCGAATAACTGATAACAAACTACACCACAAATGAAACATACGACGATCATCGAAGTATATTGAATATATAGATATTTACGCATTTGGACGCCTCCTTGTCCATACAACTTATGCACATAAATTGTCCTTATGCGTAAACAATTATTGATTTAATTTCATTTTAAATTTCAGCCATAAAATCGCAAAAGCCGTTTTGGCATCGTAAATACGGCCGTCCGCAACCATCGCTTCTGCTTCTTCCAGTGATACTTCCATTAACTCCACAAATTCATCTTCGTCTAAATCAGCAGGAATGTCTAATTTTTTTAACTTTTCTGCTACGTAAATATGAATAATTTCATCCGCAAAACCCGGTGAAGTAGCGAAAGCCTGAATAAATTCGAAATGATCAGACGTATACCCTGTCTCTTCCTCCAATTCGCGGCGGGCCGTTACAATTGGCTCCTCCCCTTTTTCCAGCTTACCGGCAGGGATTTCTATAATGGAACGTTCAAGAGCTTTACGGTACTGCTCAACAAGTAAAATTTTATTGTTGTCTGTGATGGCAATTACTGCAACTGCTCCTGGATGATTAATAATTTCACGCTTCCCTGTTTCACCATTCGGAAGCGATACATCGTCTACTTTTAATGAAATAACCTTCCCTGAATAGATGGGTTGGGATTGAATTGTTTTCTCTTCAAATTTTTTCATGACCATGCCTCCACTTGTTCTCTTGCTTATATTCATTGTACCATTAGTAAGAGCTTTTCTAAAATATTGAACCAGGGAGGAATTCACATGAAAAAACGACAATTAGGTACAAGCAATCTTCATATTTCTGAAATTAGTTTAGGCTGTATGTCATTACCTCCAAATCCAGCAGAAGCAGAAGAGGTCATTCATGCGGCAATTGACGCGGGCATTAATTATTATGATACCGCCGATCTGTATAATCAGGGAGACAACGAAAAGGTTGTTGGCGCGGCACTGAAGCAACACCGCAACAATATTTACCTGGCATCTAAAGTCGGGAATCGTTGGGAAGAAGGAAAAGAAGGTTGGAGCTGGGATACATCCGCAAATTATATTAATAAGGCGGTACGTGACAGCCTGCAACGACTACAGACAGATTACTTGGATCTTTACCAGTTACATGGCGGTACGACCGAAGATAATTGGGAGGAAATTACCGACACATTTGAAAGTTTGAAAAAAGAAGGACTTATCCGCGAATATGGCATTTCCTCCATCCGACCGAATGTTTTCATGCCATATTTACAAAACAGTAATGCAATCAGCAATATGATGCAGTTTAATATTTTTGATGAACGGGCAAGCGAATTTTTTGAACCGATTCAACAGACAGGAGCTTCTGTCGTAACACGCGGATCGATTGCAAAAGGTTTGCTGACGAATGAATGGCGCACACGCTTAAAGTCCTTTATGAGCTATGATGAACCGGCAGCAAAAGATGTGCTGCAAAAAATTGAACAGCAATTCGGTGATGTCCATGCAACTGCCCTCGCTTTCAATTTACAATACCCAGCGGTTGCTTCAACTGTTATTGGGGCGCGTACAGTTGCGCAACTGCAGCAAAATCTGGATGCTTACGAAAAAGCGCAATCAATACAAAATATTTCAGAGATCGACAACTGGACAAAAACCGACCGTTACACTGAGCATAGATGAAAAAATGGATTGTTCTCGTCATCATCGGGATAATCGTTGTGATGGTAATGTCCAATATGAGCTATGAACAGCAAACGATTGTACCGGCGTTAAAAGATCTATTAAAAGACAAACCTTTTGAAGCATGGTTAAGTCAGTTTGAAATTCCTTATTGGGGAAAAATTATATCGGTCGAAACACGGGGCTATTTTCAATTTCTTGAGTTTCTTATCCGGAAAGCAACCCAT
This window of the Solibacillus isronensis genome carries:
- the spoIIAA gene encoding anti-sigma F factor antagonist, translated to MNFNLTMYPNDVLIVQLFGELDHHETEKVRTHISKAILQGNVKLLVWNLEHLHFMDSSGIGLVLGRMRELRAVDGQTILLNPSKTMQKIFQYSGLGNLIQFASEQQVISHSEGDCQWITK
- a CDS encoding SulP family inorganic anion transporter; this encodes MKVKWSGRFEGYSFAHFKKDLLSGTIVGIIAVPLAMSFAIASGVKPEYGIYTAIIAGILISLLGGSKFQIGGPTGAFVPILLGVVLVYGYENLLIAGLMAGIMLLLMGIFRLGSLIKFIPRPVTVGFTAGIAVIIFTGQIGNFLGLTNMEQHEKFHMNVLEIASHIESVNFYSLLVAIISFALILMAPKVLPKVPGALIGILVSSVVTVLFLQGHVATIGSTYGAIPNTLPQFHIPEITFERIYMLIGPAFVIAMLGGIESLLSAVVADGMTNSKHNSNRELIGQGVANIVTPFFGGIPATGAIARTATNIKSGAVSPMSGVIHGIFVLITLLLLAPLAVHIPLASLAPVLMMVAWNMSERHHFVHILKLKSGDSLVLCITFLLTVFMSLTVAVMAGLILAVILFAKSMSDSLTVSKVLPNMERANGKLQPQIVSDFHDCPQISIYTIEGPLFFGAAEKFEQTLLNTIQERPKVFILRMRKVPYIDSTGEEYFRNILQHIKSYGGKVFVTNVQPGLEQMLKRSGLYDLMEAEHFYHTTSDAISAACQYIELNKCIGCTHYAFKECQLLANGIPLSEHEVQAQKKLTEATI
- a CDS encoding pyrimidine-nucleoside phosphorylase, whose product is MRMVDIIEKKRNGEELTTAEIRFFVEGYTDGTIPDYQASALCMAIYFKDMTDRERADLTMAMVESGDQIDLSSIAGVKVDKHSTGGVGDTTTLPLAAMVAAVGVPVAKMSGRGLGHTGGTIDKLEAIEGFHVELTSEEFSKQVNEIGMAVIGQSGNLTPADKKLYALRDVTGTVSSIPLIAGSIMSKKIAAGADAIVLDVKTGDGAFMKTIEDSIKLAEAMVKIGNNVGRKTMAIISDMSQPLGYAIGNALEVQEAIDTLKGKGPADLNELCYTLGSQMVVVGGKAKTIEEARKMLEEVVDNGAALEVLKKFIAAQGGDASVVDDPSRLPQAKFKFDVPAKQAGYVSKIEADDIGTAAMLLGAGRATKESEIDLAVGLVLHKKVGDQVEVGESLMTIHANTENVDAVLEKIYAHVYISAEKVESPKLIEAIITQ
- the deoB gene encoding phosphopentomutase — translated: MQPFKKVHVIVMDSVGIGEAPDADKFGDAGSNTLGHIAEKMNGLNMPNMEKMGLSNIRELQGINKTEKPAAFYGMMQEASVGKDTMTGHWEIMGLKIDTPFKVYPEGFPAELISKLEEATGRKVLCNLPYSGTAVIDDYGPEHMETGAIIVYTSADPVMQIAAHEEVIPVEELYKICEIARELTLDAEFLVGRVIARPFVGEPGNFTRTSNRHDYALTPFGRTTMAEMKDANLDVIAIGKISDIFNGDGVTEAIRTKDNTDGMDKMLEVVRRDFHGISFLNLVDFDANFGHRRDPIGYGQALEEFDRRLPEVMEALSDDDLLIITADHGNDPTFPGTDHTREYVPLIVYSPRFTAGSELQLRETFADIAATIADNFNIAAPQFGKSFLSELK
- the xerD gene encoding site-specific tyrosine recombinase XerD, whose translation is MQALNDSIEDYLHFIKVERQLSDNTLQSYKRDLVAYARHIHHEQQIMEFDKVMREHILLYLDSLRSVGKSSKTISRQISSIRSFHQFLLREKVTNQDPTVHLEMPKKELSLPKVLSIEEIDALLTAPSVEKPQGTRDIAILEMMYGSGMRISELIELNLEDVHMTMGFVRVFGKGGKERIIPLGRSAISACVNYLEQARPQLLGNAPKNDAFFITQRGKRFTRQGCWKIIKEHAAEAGISKEITPHVLRHSFATHLIENGADLRAVQELLGHADISTTQIYTHVSKTRLSEVYKQFHPRA
- a CDS encoding MerR family transcriptional regulator; this encodes MTKRTIDYYTNLGLLKVERSASNYRYYDKEMIERIHWIEEQKKLGKCLEEIHRSLGPSKDEPEEIDVQDIRLQMRKLEHDVTVLMEHLDDKERQKLRKKVSPESVALMQSLLLILNN
- a CDS encoding hemolysin family protein, which codes for MTTIINLIIFSVLIAFTAFFVATEFAIVKVRQSRIDQLVAEGKAGSISAKNVTTHLDEYLSACQLGITVTALGIGMVGESTFEFILHPLFESMGIGTEYIHWFTLGGAFFLATFFHVVVGELAPKTIAIQRAEAITLAFAKPIQLFYKLMFPLIWLLNGSARLLLKLFGMRPASEHELSHTEEELRLLLSESYKSGEINVNELKYVNNVFEFDDKIAREIMVPRTDIIGFDVTATFEEVLTQVSEERYTRYPVYDGDRDNILGFLNIKDFLTLGMNNRIDPATFKLEDYINPVVRTIETTPIQSLLQIMQKKRIHIAILLDEYGGTSGMITVEDILEELVGEIRDEFDDDEVSDIRKIGEDHYLVYSKVLLEDISKLLFLDIEDPNVDTIGGWYFTNMPDLNIEDTFIFENYAFKIHEIDGHQLQFLEIKKMHDLIEQ
- a CDS encoding general stress protein; amino-acid sequence: MAIIKSVENGVQAKSVIESFITEGYERDHIHVFANSNKRAEDIADFFDVDASKTPGTTENDKGFLASIKNFFQSTPEDLHHQLADIGVGENEHATAKNDLDAGKILIVAHHPGK
- a CDS encoding Fur family transcriptional regulator — its product is MESRIDRIKKQLHSASYKLTPQREATVAVLLEHEEDHLSAEDVYLLVKEKAPEIGLATVYRTLELLTELKIVDKINFGDGVSRYDLRQEGAKHFHHHLVCIECGAVDEIQEDLLEDVEEIVEKRWNFIIKDHRLTFHGICWRCHDNNDNSGDSNA
- a CDS encoding NUDIX domain-containing protein; translation: MKKFEEKTIQSQPIYSGKVISLKVDDVSLPNGETGKREIINHPGAVAVIAITDNNKILLVEQYRKALERSIIEIPAGKLEKGEEPIVTARRELEEETGYTSDHFEFIQAFATSPGFADEIIHIYVAEKLKKLDIPADLDEDEFVELMEVSLEEAEAMVADGRIYDAKTAFAILWLKFKMKLNQ
- a CDS encoding aldo/keto reductase codes for the protein MKKRQLGTSNLHISEISLGCMSLPPNPAEAEEVIHAAIDAGINYYDTADLYNQGDNEKVVGAALKQHRNNIYLASKVGNRWEEGKEGWSWDTSANYINKAVRDSLQRLQTDYLDLYQLHGGTTEDNWEEITDTFESLKKEGLIREYGISSIRPNVFMPYLQNSNAISNMMQFNIFDERASEFFEPIQQTGASVVTRGSIAKGLLTNEWRTRLKSFMSYDEPAAKDVLQKIEQQFGDVHATALAFNLQYPAVASTVIGARTVAQLQQNLDAYEKAQSIQNISEIDNWTKTDRYTEHR